One Qipengyuania gaetbuli genomic region harbors:
- a CDS encoding acyl-CoA dehydrogenase family protein, producing the protein MRATPDFDFQLGDNADMIRESVSRFADEQIAPLAAKVDREDWFPKAELWPAMGELGLHGITVHEADGGLGLGYLEHVIAVEEVSRASASVGLSYGAHSNLCVNQIARWANDDQKAKYLPKLISGEHVGSLAMSEAGAGSDVVSMKARADKVDGGYVLNGTKFWITNAPYADVLVVYAKTSPEAASRGITTFLIEKDFEGFSIGQKIEKVGMRGSPTAELVFDDCFVPDENVMGPENGGVGVLMSGLDYERVVLAGLQLGVMQACLDTVIPYLRERQQFGKPIGSFQLMQAKVADMYVALQSARAYTYAVAKACDAGQTTRFDAAGTILLASENAFRVAAESVQALGGAGYTLDWPVERYMRDAKLLDIGAGTNEIRRMLIGRELIGAAG; encoded by the coding sequence ATGCGCGCCACCCCCGATTTCGATTTCCAGCTCGGCGACAATGCGGACATGATCCGCGAAAGCGTTTCGCGCTTCGCCGACGAACAGATCGCCCCGCTCGCCGCCAAGGTCGACCGCGAGGACTGGTTTCCCAAGGCGGAACTGTGGCCCGCCATGGGCGAACTCGGCCTCCACGGCATCACCGTTCACGAAGCGGACGGCGGTCTTGGCCTCGGCTACCTCGAACACGTGATCGCGGTCGAGGAAGTCAGCCGCGCCAGTGCCTCGGTCGGCCTGTCCTACGGCGCGCACTCCAACTTGTGCGTCAACCAGATCGCGCGCTGGGCGAATGACGACCAGAAGGCGAAATACCTGCCCAAGCTGATCAGCGGCGAACACGTCGGCAGCCTTGCCATGAGCGAGGCGGGCGCCGGTTCGGACGTCGTTTCTATGAAGGCCCGGGCGGACAAGGTCGATGGCGGCTACGTCCTCAACGGCACCAAGTTCTGGATCACGAACGCCCCCTATGCGGACGTGCTGGTGGTCTATGCCAAGACCTCGCCCGAAGCGGCCAGCCGCGGCATCACGACCTTCCTGATCGAAAAGGATTTCGAAGGTTTCTCGATCGGGCAGAAGATCGAGAAGGTCGGCATGCGCGGCTCGCCCACTGCAGAGCTGGTGTTCGACGATTGCTTCGTTCCCGACGAGAACGTGATGGGCCCCGAAAACGGCGGCGTCGGCGTGCTGATGAGCGGCCTCGACTACGAGCGCGTCGTGCTCGCCGGCCTCCAGCTCGGCGTGATGCAGGCCTGCCTCGACACGGTCATTCCCTATCTTCGCGAACGCCAGCAGTTCGGCAAGCCCATTGGCTCTTTCCAGCTGATGCAGGCCAAGGTCGCCGACATGTATGTCGCGCTGCAATCCGCGCGCGCCTACACCTATGCCGTCGCCAAGGCCTGCGATGCCGGGCAGACCACCCGCTTCGATGCGGCAGGCACGATCCTGCTGGCCTCGGAAAACGCCTTCCGCGTAGCGGCCGAGAGTGTGCAGGCGCTGGGCGGCGCAGGCTACACGCTCGACTGGCCGGTGGAGCGCTACATGCGCGATGCCAAGCTGCTCGACATCGGTGCCGGAACGAATGAAATCCGCCGCATGCTGATCGGCCGCGAACTGATCGGCGCTGCCGGATGA
- a CDS encoding sensor histidine kinase, whose amino-acid sequence MAYRPRLPWPTGASPNSAVCGEEDRLAIMASYGLDALEGAPELSRIVQFAATLCEAPIALVSLVEEERQRFLAKQGLEVGETPRPTSFCAHAMLGDATMVVPDATLDPRFSSNPLVTGAPHIRFYAGAPLISSEGAPLGSLCVIDTVPREGLSDLQREGLEVLATSVMQRLLIQRQDRAAIAALEARQRELQHMLDSVPGIAWSVDHEGNFDMFSGRWKEVTGRDPPRTADAWADFIHPDDYARSRASWDKAFGEERLFNDEWRLRQADGSYRWVLSRAMPVDGEPGGRRWFGTVIDIDEAHRTSEMRDLLAKELSHRIKNIFAVVSGLVTLHSRGKETVADYAEALSTTIRALGKAHDYVQPASPSRKEHLVGLLDALLAPYQDGAAARIEISGGDVAIGPRAATPLALIIHELATNAAKYGALSRDGGKVTVGVNADCDGEGTVCLSWREQSDGFAQAEQASEGFGSRLLRTAVEGQLSGQFTREFEDDGLRVELRIPSASIAG is encoded by the coding sequence ATGGCTTATCGACCCCGCCTTCCCTGGCCCACTGGCGCCAGCCCCAACTCTGCCGTGTGCGGGGAAGAGGACCGGCTTGCCATCATGGCGTCCTACGGGCTCGATGCGCTGGAAGGCGCACCGGAATTGTCGCGCATCGTCCAGTTTGCCGCAACGCTTTGCGAAGCGCCGATCGCGCTGGTTTCACTGGTGGAAGAAGAGCGCCAGCGGTTCCTTGCCAAGCAGGGGCTGGAGGTCGGGGAAACCCCGCGGCCGACCAGTTTCTGCGCCCATGCAATGCTCGGCGATGCGACGATGGTCGTGCCCGATGCAACGCTGGACCCGCGTTTCAGCAGCAACCCGCTGGTCACCGGCGCACCCCATATCCGGTTCTATGCCGGTGCCCCGCTCATCTCGAGCGAGGGTGCGCCGCTCGGCTCGCTCTGTGTCATCGATACAGTTCCGCGCGAAGGGTTGAGCGACCTGCAGCGCGAAGGGCTGGAAGTCCTCGCGACGAGTGTCATGCAGCGGTTGCTGATCCAGCGGCAGGACCGCGCTGCCATTGCGGCGCTCGAGGCGCGGCAGCGCGAATTGCAGCACATGCTCGATTCGGTGCCGGGTATTGCCTGGTCGGTCGATCACGAGGGCAATTTCGACATGTTCAGCGGGCGCTGGAAAGAGGTCACAGGCCGCGACCCGCCGCGCACAGCGGATGCCTGGGCGGACTTCATCCATCCCGATGACTATGCCCGTAGCCGCGCCAGCTGGGACAAGGCCTTCGGCGAGGAACGGCTGTTCAACGACGAGTGGCGGCTGCGGCAGGCGGACGGCAGCTATCGCTGGGTGCTGAGCCGTGCCATGCCGGTCGACGGGGAGCCGGGCGGCCGCCGATGGTTCGGGACAGTCATCGACATCGACGAGGCGCACCGCACCTCCGAAATGCGCGATTTGCTGGCGAAAGAGCTGTCCCACCGGATCAAGAATATCTTCGCTGTGGTCTCCGGCCTCGTGACCCTCCACTCGCGGGGCAAGGAAACCGTGGCGGATTACGCCGAGGCGCTGTCGACGACCATTCGCGCGCTGGGCAAGGCGCACGACTACGTCCAGCCGGCATCGCCGAGCCGCAAGGAGCATCTGGTCGGGTTGCTCGATGCGCTGCTGGCACCCTACCAGGATGGCGCTGCGGCGCGGATCGAGATTTCCGGCGGCGACGTTGCAATCGGCCCGCGCGCGGCGACGCCGCTGGCGCTGATCATTCACGAACTTGCCACCAATGCAGCCAAGTACGGGGCCCTGTCGCGGGACGGCGGCAAGGTCACGGTCGGCGTCAATGCCGATTGCGATGGCGAAGGCACGGTGTGCCTCTCGTGGCGCGAACAATCCGACGGTTTTGCGCAGGCCGAGCAGGCGAGCGAAGGCTTCGGGTCGCGCCTCCTGCGCACGGCTGTCGAAGGTCAGCTGTCGGGCCAGTTCACCCGCGAATTCGAAGACGACGGCCTGAGGGTCGAACTACGGATCCCGTCTGCATCCATCGCCGGATAG
- a CDS encoding DUF2147 domain-containing protein — protein MRKTSLALAALLCATPLLAAQPIEGRWITAEKDAVITIGECGSSTCGRITKFLVAPPQGLDQRDVNNADAKLRQRKLLGMPVLTGFSEDAELWRGQIYDPKSGKTYRSVIRRKDANRLEVKGCIGPFCQTQVWTRAR, from the coding sequence ATGAGGAAAACGAGCCTGGCACTCGCCGCGCTGCTTTGCGCAACCCCGCTGCTGGCCGCCCAGCCGATCGAGGGGCGCTGGATCACGGCCGAAAAAGACGCGGTGATCACGATCGGCGAGTGTGGCAGTTCGACCTGCGGCCGGATCACCAAGTTCCTCGTCGCACCGCCGCAGGGCCTCGACCAGCGCGATGTGAACAATGCCGATGCGAAGCTGCGCCAGCGCAAGCTCCTCGGCATGCCGGTCCTCACCGGCTTCAGCGAAGATGCCGAACTGTGGCGCGGCCAGATCTACGATCCCAAGAGCGGCAAGACCTATCGCTCGGTAATCAGGCGCAAGGACGCCAACCGGCTGGAAGTGAAAGGCTGCATCGGGCCCTTCTGCCAGACGCAGGTCTGGACCCGCGCCCGTTGA
- the lgt gene encoding prolipoprotein diacylglyceryl transferase — MLSLLAATAASAEPIQWAELGLRPYLFDIGGFQLRYYSLAYLLGILLGYWHLSKMVKAPGSPMAQRHADDLFFYCTLGVILGGRLGYAAFYKPELFTGFTAGEFVSWDLLRLWDGGMSFHGGVIGVLVAISWVALRGGLNWLRVCDYISVNVPLAYMLGRIANFINGELYGRPVEGDIAWAMVFPGGGDVARHPSQLYQAGLEGLLLGILLIALFWKTRARYRPGLLVGLFTIGMGIGRFVSEFFREPDAHLAYVVAETGLSRGQWLSLPMIAVGVIVMIYAFTRQPIGKAKPAAPQSA, encoded by the coding sequence TTGCTGTCACTATTGGCTGCAACTGCAGCTTCTGCCGAACCGATCCAGTGGGCCGAACTGGGTCTCAGGCCCTACCTGTTCGACATCGGCGGTTTCCAGCTGCGCTATTATTCGCTCGCCTACCTGCTCGGCATCCTGCTGGGGTACTGGCACCTGTCGAAGATGGTGAAGGCGCCCGGAAGCCCGATGGCGCAGCGCCATGCGGACGATTTATTCTTTTACTGCACGCTCGGCGTGATCCTTGGCGGAAGGCTCGGCTACGCGGCCTTCTATAAGCCCGAACTGTTCACCGGCTTCACCGCGGGCGAATTCGTGAGCTGGGACCTGCTGCGCCTGTGGGACGGCGGGATGAGCTTCCACGGCGGCGTCATCGGCGTGCTGGTGGCGATCAGCTGGGTGGCCCTGCGTGGCGGCCTCAACTGGCTGCGGGTGTGCGACTATATCTCGGTCAACGTGCCGCTCGCCTACATGCTGGGCCGCATCGCCAACTTCATCAACGGCGAGCTTTACGGCCGCCCGGTGGAAGGCGACATTGCCTGGGCCATGGTGTTCCCGGGCGGCGGCGATGTCGCACGCCATCCCTCGCAGCTCTACCAGGCTGGCCTTGAAGGGCTGCTGCTGGGCATCCTCCTCATCGCGTTGTTCTGGAAAACCCGGGCGCGCTACCGTCCCGGCCTGCTGGTCGGCCTGTTCACCATCGGCATGGGCATCGGCCGCTTCGTCAGCGAGTTCTTCCGCGAACCCGATGCGCACCTTGCCTATGTGGTGGCGGAAACCGGCCTGTCGCGCGGCCAGTGGCTGAGCTTGCCCATGATCGCGGTCGGCGTGATCGTCATGATCTATGCCTTTACCCGCCAGCCGATCGGCAAGGCCAAACCCGCCGCGCCGCAATCGGCATGA
- a CDS encoding ATP-binding cassette domain-containing protein: MSESGETALSFEGVCKQFGNVRAVESVTLAIPSGQFVALVGASGSGKSTLLKTVNRLVDPDAGHVVLQGREVASVPLARLRRSIGYVFQSVGLFPHMTVAENIGIGPRIAGEPVGTARISALLELVDLDPGMSTRMPDELSGGQRQRVGVARALASEPSILLMDEPFGALDPVTRDALGERVLDLHRRLGLTTVMVTHDMTEALLLADRVLVMEAGRIVADETPSALVAGNGGEAAQALVAVPRHQAQRLAELSR, encoded by the coding sequence GTGAGCGAATCCGGCGAGACGGCGCTTTCATTCGAGGGTGTCTGCAAGCAATTCGGCAATGTGCGGGCGGTCGAATCCGTCACCCTCGCCATCCCCTCAGGCCAGTTCGTCGCGCTGGTCGGTGCCTCGGGTTCGGGCAAGTCGACATTGCTGAAGACCGTCAACCGGCTGGTCGATCCCGATGCCGGGCACGTGGTCCTGCAAGGGCGCGAAGTCGCCTCGGTCCCACTTGCGCGCCTGCGCCGCAGCATCGGCTATGTCTTCCAGTCGGTCGGGCTCTTCCCGCACATGACGGTGGCGGAAAACATCGGGATCGGGCCGCGTATCGCGGGGGAACCGGTGGGCACGGCGCGGATTTCCGCCCTGCTCGAACTCGTCGACCTCGACCCCGGCATGTCCACGCGCATGCCTGACGAACTCAGCGGCGGGCAGCGCCAGCGCGTCGGCGTCGCGCGGGCGCTGGCGAGCGAGCCGTCGATCCTGCTGATGGACGAACCCTTCGGAGCGCTCGATCCCGTTACGCGCGACGCGCTTGGTGAACGGGTGCTCGACCTTCACCGCCGCCTCGGGTTGACCACTGTCATGGTAACGCACGACATGACCGAAGCCCTGCTGCTGGCCGACCGCGTGCTGGTGATGGAGGCGGGTCGCATCGTGGCAGACGAGACCCCGTCTGCCCTCGTTGCGGGTAATGGCGGCGAGGCGGCGCAGGCGCTCGTTGCGGTGCCGCGTCACCAGGCGCAGCGGCTGGCGGAGCTGTCTCGGTGA
- a CDS encoding alkylphosphonate utilization protein, which yields MSGDEDYVYDEDSGEWMPASELAAKQAAAETVEVRDAVGNLLADGDQVTLIKDLEVKGAGQTLKQGTLIKAIRLTGDPQEIDCKYPGIKGLVLRAEFVKKR from the coding sequence ATGAGCGGAGACGAGGACTACGTCTACGACGAGGACAGCGGCGAATGGATGCCGGCTTCCGAACTGGCTGCCAAACAGGCGGCGGCCGAGACGGTCGAGGTTCGCGATGCGGTCGGCAATTTGCTTGCCGATGGCGACCAGGTGACGCTGATCAAGGACCTCGAGGTCAAGGGCGCGGGCCAGACATTGAAGCAGGGCACGCTGATCAAAGCGATCCGCCTCACCGGCGACCCGCAGGAAATCGACTGCAAATATCCCGGCATCAAGGGCCTCGTCCTGCGTGCCGAATTCGTGAAGAAACGGTAA
- a CDS encoding 1-acyl-sn-glycerol-3-phosphate acyltransferase, with protein sequence MSQANFRKPSLLSRIVRRIIMVLYRWKGWKLDGHLPDLPKFVIAGAPHTSNWDFVFFIGATAEEGVQPNFMGKHTLFQGMMRNFMFDMGGIPIDRTKRSNVVEQVAAEFERRDRLALVIAAEGTRSSNGEWKSGFYNIARAANVPIVPAWVCNERRILGFGPAIVPTADYGETLLEIARFMRSKLPDYERYKVLEAQALGLIEEAKTA encoded by the coding sequence ATGTCGCAAGCCAATTTCCGGAAGCCTTCGCTTCTGAGCCGCATCGTGCGGCGCATCATCATGGTGCTCTACCGCTGGAAGGGCTGGAAGCTGGATGGGCACCTGCCCGACCTGCCCAAATTCGTCATCGCCGGCGCTCCGCATACCTCGAACTGGGATTTCGTCTTCTTCATCGGGGCGACGGCGGAAGAGGGCGTGCAGCCCAATTTCATGGGCAAGCACACGCTGTTCCAGGGGATGATGAGGAATTTCATGTTCGACATGGGCGGCATTCCCATCGACCGCACCAAGCGCAGCAATGTGGTCGAGCAGGTCGCCGCCGAATTCGAACGGCGCGACCGCCTTGCGCTGGTCATCGCGGCAGAGGGCACGCGCAGCTCGAACGGCGAATGGAAATCGGGTTTCTACAACATCGCGCGGGCAGCGAACGTGCCGATCGTTCCGGCCTGGGTGTGCAACGAGCGACGCATACTCGGCTTCGGCCCGGCCATCGTGCCGACCGCCGATTACGGCGAGACGCTGCTTGAAATCGCGCGCTTCATGCGCTCGAAACTGCCGGATTACGAACGTTACAAGGTTCTGGAGGCCCAGGCGCTGGGCCTGATCGAGGAGGCGAAAACCGCATGA
- a CDS encoding class I SAM-dependent methyltransferase, with product MSAAGGETPLAQSFRRLIERHGPMPVSRYMGESNARYYTSRDPLGAGGDFTTAPEISQMFGEMVGLWCTDLWLRADRPEIAWVELGPGRGTLARDALRAMGSQGLQPEIHLVEGSSALREKQADALVAARFHDTIDTLPDDRPLVVVANEFIDALPIRQLVNTPDGWRERMVALDDDRFVFAAGPNPMDEAVPQDRCDVPVGTVIETCPAAAALISALGERLRDQGGAALFIDYGHLEPRNGETLQALRAHEKVGVFDHPGEMDLTAHVDFATLADIARGAGLQVATATQGEWLLAMGMGLRAQALARRSPDHAQAVSQAFHRLTSADEMGELFKVMAVSAPGWPQGAGFG from the coding sequence ATGAGCGCAGCCGGCGGCGAAACGCCGCTTGCGCAAAGCTTCAGGCGGCTGATCGAGCGGCACGGGCCGATGCCCGTGTCGCGCTACATGGGCGAAAGCAACGCGCGCTATTACACCAGCCGCGATCCCCTGGGGGCGGGCGGCGATTTCACCACCGCACCCGAAATCAGCCAGATGTTCGGCGAGATGGTGGGGCTGTGGTGCACCGACCTGTGGCTGCGGGCAGACCGCCCCGAGATCGCTTGGGTGGAGCTGGGCCCGGGACGCGGCACGCTCGCGCGCGATGCGCTGCGTGCCATGGGCAGCCAGGGCCTCCAGCCCGAAATCCACCTTGTGGAAGGCTCCTCGGCGCTGCGCGAGAAGCAGGCCGACGCGCTGGTCGCCGCCCGTTTCCACGACACTATCGACACGCTGCCCGACGACCGGCCGCTGGTCGTGGTCGCCAATGAATTCATCGACGCGCTTCCGATCCGCCAGCTGGTCAACACGCCCGATGGCTGGCGCGAGCGGATGGTCGCGCTGGACGATGACCGCTTCGTTTTCGCTGCCGGCCCCAATCCCATGGACGAGGCCGTTCCGCAGGACCGCTGCGATGTGCCGGTGGGCACCGTCATCGAGACTTGTCCCGCAGCTGCCGCTCTGATCAGCGCGCTCGGCGAGCGGCTGCGCGATCAGGGCGGCGCGGCGCTGTTCATCGACTACGGCCATTTGGAGCCCCGCAACGGGGAAACGCTGCAGGCTCTCCGCGCGCACGAAAAGGTCGGCGTGTTCGACCATCCGGGCGAGATGGACCTCACCGCCCATGTCGATTTTGCCACTTTGGCGGATATCGCACGTGGGGCGGGCCTGCAGGTGGCCACCGCCACACAGGGCGAATGGTTGCTCGCCATGGGCATGGGCCTTCGGGCACAGGCGCTTGCCCGGCGCAGCCCCGATCACGCGCAGGCCGTCTCGCAGGCATTCCACCGCCTGACTTCAGCAGACGAGATGGGCGAATTGTTCAAGGTAATGGCCGTTTCAGCACCCGGCTGGCCGCAGGGCGCCGGCTTCGGCTGA
- a CDS encoding carboxyl transferase domain-containing protein: MTAPALTTKLDREAPDAKARFDHNKALAEELRKHVAEAALGGPEKHRERHVSRGKLLPRERVERLLDPGAPFLEIGQLAANGLYGDEISGAGMIAGIGRVSGRQVMIVCNDATVKGGTYYPMTVKKHLRAQEIAQENRLPCIYLVDSGGANLPHQAEVFPDRDHFGRIFFNQANMSALGIPQIACVMGSCTAGGAYVPAMSDETVIVREQGTIFLAGPPLVKAATGEEISAEDLGGGDLHAKKSGVVDHLAENDEHALTIVRDIVSHLGDNYAAANGVQLVEPRPPKFDAEDLYALVPEDVRAPYDVKEIIARLVDGSEFHEFKAHYGSTLVCGFAHIWGMPVAILANNGVLFSESAQKGAHFIELACQRRIPLLFLQNISGFMVGGKYEAEGIAKHGAKLVTAVATATVPKVTVVIGGSFGAGNYGMCGRAYQPRFLFTWPNARISVMGGEQAASVLATVHRDADSWTPEQAEEFKAPIRQKYEDEGNPYYATARLWDDGVIDPVQTRDVLGLAFAATLEAPIPEKPQFGVFRM, translated from the coding sequence ATGACAGCACCCGCTCTCACCACGAAGCTGGACCGCGAGGCGCCCGACGCCAAGGCGCGGTTCGATCACAACAAGGCGCTGGCAGAGGAACTGCGCAAGCATGTCGCCGAAGCCGCGCTCGGCGGGCCGGAAAAGCACCGCGAACGGCATGTCAGCCGCGGCAAGCTGCTGCCCCGCGAAAGGGTGGAACGCCTGCTCGATCCGGGCGCACCCTTCCTCGAGATCGGCCAGTTGGCCGCCAACGGCCTCTACGGCGACGAGATCAGCGGCGCCGGCATGATCGCCGGGATCGGCCGGGTGTCGGGGCGGCAGGTCATGATCGTGTGCAACGATGCGACCGTCAAAGGCGGCACGTACTATCCGATGACGGTCAAGAAGCACCTGCGTGCGCAGGAGATCGCGCAGGAGAACCGCTTGCCGTGCATCTACCTCGTGGACAGCGGCGGGGCGAACCTGCCGCACCAGGCTGAGGTCTTCCCCGACCGCGACCATTTCGGGCGCATCTTCTTCAACCAGGCGAACATGAGCGCGCTTGGCATTCCCCAGATCGCCTGCGTCATGGGCAGCTGCACTGCGGGCGGTGCCTATGTTCCCGCCATGTCGGACGAGACTGTGATCGTGCGTGAACAGGGCACGATCTTCCTTGCCGGACCGCCGCTGGTGAAGGCAGCCACCGGCGAGGAAATCAGCGCCGAGGATCTTGGCGGCGGCGACCTGCACGCCAAGAAATCGGGCGTGGTCGACCACCTCGCCGAAAACGACGAGCACGCGCTCACCATCGTGCGCGATATCGTCAGCCACCTCGGCGACAATTACGCTGCCGCAAACGGGGTACAATTGGTTGAACCGCGCCCGCCGAAGTTCGACGCGGAAGATCTGTATGCGCTCGTGCCCGAAGACGTGCGCGCGCCATACGATGTGAAGGAAATTATCGCCCGCCTCGTTGACGGGTCAGAGTTCCACGAATTCAAGGCACATTACGGCAGCACGCTGGTATGCGGCTTCGCCCATATCTGGGGGATGCCGGTGGCGATCCTGGCCAACAATGGCGTGCTGTTTTCCGAAAGCGCGCAGAAGGGTGCGCATTTCATCGAGCTTGCCTGCCAGCGCCGTATCCCGTTGCTGTTCCTCCAGAACATTTCCGGTTTCATGGTCGGCGGCAAGTACGAGGCCGAAGGCATTGCCAAGCACGGGGCCAAGCTGGTCACTGCCGTCGCCACCGCGACCGTGCCCAAGGTCACCGTGGTCATCGGCGGCAGCTTCGGCGCGGGCAATTACGGCATGTGCGGCCGCGCCTACCAGCCGCGCTTCCTGTTCACCTGGCCCAATGCCCGCATTTCCGTGATGGGCGGCGAGCAGGCGGCCAGCGTCCTGGCGACTGTCCACCGCGACGCCGACAGCTGGACTCCCGAACAGGCCGAGGAATTCAAGGCCCCGATCCGCCAGAAATACGAGGACGAGGGCAATCCCTATTACGCCACCGCCCGCCTGTGGGACGACGGCGTGATCGACCCGGTCCAGACCCGCGACGTGCTGGGCCTGGCATTCGCAGCCACTCTGGAAGCACCGATTCCGGAAAAGCCGCAGTTCGGCGTGTTCCGGATGTAG
- a CDS encoding ABC transporter permease/substrate-binding protein translates to MTGLLDAITGLGDQLAAHVLLSAAAIALGIAVALPLAVWASRAPAVSRASLAFASLVQTIPALALLALFFPILLSLRAVFGEGLPTLGFLPALLALALYALLPILRNAVTAQANLDPGVIEAAEGVGMSFWQRLRLVEAPLAAPYVMAGIRTAAVWTIGAATLATTIGQKSLGDPIFAGLQTQNWILVLAGCLASAGLALLADTLLGTIERGFRERRRGLWLGGVLAVALGVAAALVAQFGGERDEGRIVIGAKGFSEQYILARLIGQWLEAEGFAVEYRDGLGSAVAHSAAASGEIDIYVDYTGTIWTNQMKRTENPPRERMYREIVEWEEANTGMEVLGRLGFENAYGLAMQRETATFGEFHSITDVARRGQAMVIGGDPEFFERPEWIAVRDAYGLRFAEQRNFSPTFMYNALRSGEADIIGAYTSDGRIVADRLVILDDPLGAFPNYDAVLLLSPQAAGNGALRAALMPLIGAIDVHMMREANFSVDREQDKLGFDEAARRLAEKAGL, encoded by the coding sequence GTGACCGGCCTGCTCGACGCCATCACGGGGCTCGGCGACCAGCTGGCCGCCCATGTCCTCCTGTCGGCTGCGGCCATCGCGCTGGGCATCGCCGTGGCGCTGCCGCTGGCGGTCTGGGCCAGCCGTGCCCCCGCCGTGTCGCGCGCATCGCTGGCCTTTGCCAGCCTCGTCCAGACCATTCCGGCGCTTGCCCTGCTGGCGCTGTTCTTCCCGATCCTGCTGAGCCTTCGTGCGGTTTTCGGGGAAGGGTTGCCGACGCTGGGTTTCCTGCCCGCGCTGCTCGCGCTGGCGCTCTACGCCCTGCTGCCGATCCTGCGCAATGCGGTGACCGCGCAGGCCAATCTCGATCCCGGCGTGATCGAGGCGGCGGAAGGCGTGGGCATGAGTTTCTGGCAGCGCCTGCGCCTGGTGGAGGCCCCGCTGGCCGCGCCCTATGTCATGGCCGGGATCAGGACGGCAGCCGTCTGGACCATCGGTGCAGCCACGCTGGCGACCACCATCGGGCAAAAGAGCCTGGGCGACCCGATCTTTGCCGGCCTGCAGACGCAGAACTGGATCCTTGTCCTTGCCGGGTGCCTTGCCAGCGCCGGCCTCGCCCTCCTGGCGGACACGCTGCTGGGCACGATCGAGCGCGGTTTTCGCGAGCGGCGGCGCGGTCTCTGGCTTGGCGGGGTGCTGGCCGTGGCGCTGGGCGTCGCCGCGGCGCTGGTAGCGCAGTTCGGGGGAGAGAGGGACGAGGGGCGCATCGTGATCGGCGCCAAGGGCTTTTCGGAACAATACATCCTCGCCCGCCTGATCGGCCAATGGCTCGAAGCGGAAGGCTTCGCCGTCGAATATCGCGACGGGCTGGGTTCGGCAGTGGCCCACAGCGCGGCAGCCAGCGGCGAGATCGATATCTATGTCGATTACACGGGTACCATCTGGACCAACCAGATGAAGCGCACCGAGAACCCGCCGCGCGAGCGGATGTATCGCGAGATTGTGGAATGGGAGGAGGCGAATACCGGAATGGAGGTGCTCGGGCGGCTCGGTTTCGAAAACGCCTATGGCCTCGCCATGCAACGCGAAACCGCGACTTTCGGTGAATTCCATTCCATTACAGACGTGGCACGGCGCGGGCAGGCGATGGTGATCGGCGGCGACCCGGAATTTTTCGAGCGGCCCGAATGGATTGCGGTGCGCGATGCTTACGGCCTGCGCTTTGCCGAGCAGCGGAATTTCTCGCCCACCTTCATGTACAATGCGCTGCGATCCGGCGAAGCGGACATCATCGGTGCCTATACGTCAGACGGCCGTATCGTCGCCGACCGGCTCGTCATCCTCGACGATCCGCTAGGGGCATTCCCCAACTACGATGCGGTGTTGCTGCTGAGCCCGCAGGCTGCCGGGAACGGCGCGTTGAGGGCCGCGCTGATGCCGCTGATCGGGGCGATCGACGTGCACATGATGCGCGAGGCGAATTTCTCGGTCGACCGCGAACAGGACAAGCTCGGCTTCGACGAGGCTGCCCGACGGCTGGCCGAAAAGGCCGGCCTCTAG